The following coding sequences lie in one Trichoderma breve strain T069 chromosome 1, whole genome shotgun sequence genomic window:
- a CDS encoding fungal zn(2)-Cys(6) binuclear cluster domain-containing protein, which produces MDEIKSKSARAASQAWRSKPRKFAPKSRLGCKTCKIRRIKCDLSQPSCMKCQSTGRTCDGYSEMPYAFKADIASSHYHGEKPNRADNCDNYNPNATICAYQAKQWHAKSHDLSSHNLGPLMVLPATGPAQTEAMCFFEYISIKHLNEYRSNKTWRKTLMFFSQTVPSVRYAATALALANRSYLDRDSRGRLHQPSLNKDALFYYNRAIQLLLNQDSGDSDETTAITLLVCYLFTCFDHLAGNYVQAMKHLRGGVELSRNIDKTILDNNAYDDAKSPAVRTLICQVTRQIRRLDTQAATFLVDWTPIDVQETLIPHHLPSNNDFSSLDQAADHLQILVARVMGLRNAEQEMFFTGEIPPSPLSSIKENILTELETWSNLFENTLQRGNPYETDSEAYPLISLLRLQYIIAWALLSSYGAGREMEYDNFLPQFQQCIGVLPVLYIIGVKCRHPVVRREVLSILRRQPIREAIWDSISTARVVERVIEIEEGGPEKREMIRNMEQIAVWQRLEALSWIQESAVRVDITYTFCTREGMHNETLMV; this is translated from the exons ATGGATGAGATTAAGAGCAAAAGCGCCAGGGCAGCTAGTCAAGCATGGAGAAGCAAGCCTCGCAAGTTCGCTCCAAAGTCAAGGCTCGGCTGTAAGACTTGCAA AATAAGACGAATAAAATGCGATCTCTCCCAGCCTTCATGCATGAAGTGCCAGTCCACAGGTCGCACCTGTGATGGCTATAGTGAAATGCCCTACGCTTTCAAGGCCGACATTGCATCAAGTCATTATCATGGGGAGAAGCCCAATAGGGCAGACAACTGTGACAATTACAACCCTAACGCTACGATCTGTGCGTATCAGGCAAAACAATGGCACGCAAAATCCCATGACCTGAGTTCGCACAACCTCGGGCCCCTCATGGTCTTACCAGCCACCGGGCCAGCGCAAACAGAGGCAATGTGTTTTTTCGAGTATATTTCGATCAAACATCTGAACGAATATCGTTCGAATAAAACGTGGCGGAAGACCCTCATGTTCTTCTCCCAAACAGTGCCATCAGTGCGATATGCCGCCACTGCATTAGCCTTGGCCAATCGAAGCTACCTGGATCGCGATTCTAGGGGCCGTTTGCACCAACCTTCGCTGAATAAAGATGCCTTGTTTTACTATAATCGAGCCATTCAGCTCCTCTTGAACCAAGATTCTGGAGACAGCGACGAGACAACAGCAATTACGCTTTTGGTCTGCTACCTTTTCACCTGCTTTGATCATCTGGCGGGTAACTACGTACAAGCAATGAAGCACTTACGCGGGGGCGTAGAGCTCTCTCGCAACATCGACAAGACTATCCTAGACAACAATGCatatgatgatgccaaatcCCCAGCAGTTCGTACGCTTATCTGCCAAGTTACAAGACAGATCCGTCGCCTCGATACGCAGGCTGCAACTTTTCTCGTCGATTGGACTCCCATTGATGTCCAAGAGACACTCATACCTCATCATCTGCCCTCTAACAATGACTTTTCATCCCTCGACCAAGCCGCCGACCACCTCCAGATCCTTGTCGCTCGTGTAATGGGACTGCGCAATGCAGAGCAGGAAATGTTCTTCACGGGCGAGATaccgccatctccattgtCTTCAATCAAGGAAAATATTCTCACGGAGTTGGAAACGTGGTCAAATCTCTTTGAGAACACTCTGCAGCGAGGCAATCCCTACGAGACCGATTCTGAAGCCTACCCTCTCATATCACTACTGCGCCTACAATATATTATCGCGTGGGCTTTGCTCAGTAGTTATGGGGCTGGCAGAGAAATGGAATATGACAACTTCCTGCCCCAGTTCCAGCAATGC ATTGGTGTCCTTCCCGTCCTCTACATAATTGGAGTCAAATGCCGACATCCCGTGGTCCGACGCGAAGTGTTGAGTATCTTACGGCGGCAACCGATACGAGAGGCGATTTGGGATAGCATCTCTACTGCCAGGGTGGTTGAGCGAGTAATAGAGATTGAAGAGGGTGGACCTGAGAAGAGGGAAATGATACGGAATATGGAGCAAATCGCTGTGTGGCAGAGACTTGAGGCTTTATCTTGGATACAAGAGTCTGCGGTCAGAGTAGACATTACCTATACGTTCTGCACACGAGAAGGAATGCATAATGAGACTCTCATGGTATAA
- a CDS encoding carboxylesterase family domain-containing protein, translating to MVLFHPSILVFLSLLGASSGTKAGCNTDTSPTATIDSGVIVGVATSLSEGRLPINKFLGVPFAASPVRFQPPATPKPWTRPLDVSNYGPACVQQLAAQDAGESEDCLNVNVYAPVSPGAKPVMIWIYGGGFALGFNSDPRWDGSFMAANQDVVVVSINYRTNVFGFPWSPQLSTEHQNLGFLDQHFALDWVQRNIHAFGGDPKRVTIFGESAGAASVDALVTSYHKNPPFIAAIMESGQLTFYPNNPNPTASWNNMVAKLNCSSASDVLSCVRKVPATQIKSVIEEPGNFAFGPVRDNITFISHAGIAREHGKVAQVPILIGNNFQEGRLFVGAYNSTQQYLQTVLPHVNQSFYDKVLAAYLIGSPGISNQFQQAAAIDTDYRFMCTASQIANYSSIAGFPTWRYLFNASFPNTQLFPGAGVYHSSEIAEIYGTYPRGDVTTKQEKLSQYMQKAWADFAKNPTGGPGWRAVSNVAVLGNSDEEMKQDISGTKLDKVCELYKPIYSVLA from the exons TCTGGCACTAAGGCTGGATGTAATACCGACACTTCACCAACAGCTACTATTGACTCGGGCGTTATAGTTGGTGTCGCTACTTCTTTGTCTGAAGGCCGACTGCCTATCAACAAGTTCCTAGGAGTGCCCTTCGCTGCCTCTCCCGTTCGCTTTCAGCCTCCAGCAACACCCAAACCATGGACTCGCCCTCTGGACGTGTCAAACTACGGTCCGGCATGcgtccagcagcttgctgcCCAGGACG CCGGTGAAAGCGAAGATTGTCTCAACGTCAATGTATACGCGCCAGTCTCGCCAGGAGCAAAGCCTGTCATGATATGGATCTATGGCGGTGGATTTGCACTCGGCTTCAATAGCGATCCTCGTTGGGATGGGTCTTTCATGGCTGCAAATCAAGATGTTGTCGTGGTGTCAATCAACTACAGGACGAATGTCTTTGGCTTTCCATGGTCCCCTCAACTGTCCACTGAACATCAGAATTTGGG ATTCCTTGACCAACATTTTGCTCTAGATTGGGTGCAACGTAATATACATGCATTTGGTGGAGATCCGAAGCGGGTGACAATTTTTGGAGAATCAGCTGGAGCAGCTAG CGTGGATGCGCTGGTAACTTCATATCATAAGAACCCGCCATTTATTGCGGCCATCATGGAATCTGGGCAACTGACCTTTTATCCCAACAACCCCAACCCAACTGCCTCTTGGAACAACATGGTTGCAAAGCTCAACTGCTCATCTGCGTCTGACGTCCTTTCTTGTGTGAGAAAGGTACCTGCCACCCAAATTAAATCGGTTATTGAAGAGCCTGGCAATTTTGCATTTGGCCCTGTCAGAGACAACATCACCTTCATCTCACATGCAGGCATCGCTAGAGAACACGGAAAAGTTGCCCAGGTACCAATCCTTATCGGCAACAACTTCCAAGAGGGCCGTCTTTTTGTGGGCGCATACAATTCAACCCAGCAGTATTTACAGACGGTCTTACCGCATGTGAATCAGTCGTTTTACGACAAAGTGTTGGCCGCTTATCTTATTGGCTCTCCGGGCATCTCAAACCAATTCCAGCAGGCAGCGGCCATTGATACTGACTACCGCTTCATGTGCACAGCGTCTCAGATTGCCAACTATTCGTCTATAGCAGGATTTCCTACTTGGCGGTACCTATTTAACGCTTCGTTTCCAAATACCCAGTTATTCCCAGGTGCCGGCGTTTATCACTCCAGCGAGATAGCGGAGATCTATGGTACATATCCCAGGGGCGATGTTACGACTAAACAGGAAAAACTGAGCCAATACATGCAAAAGGCTTGGGCAGATTTTGCAAAGAATCCAACAGGTGGGCCAGGTTGGAGAGCGGTATCAAACGTTGCTGTGTTGGGAAACTCggacgaggagatgaagcaagaCATATCAGGCACTAAACTAGACAAGGTATGCGAGCTGTATAAGCCAATTTATAGTGTACTTGCTTAA
- a CDS encoding NADH:flavin oxidoreductase / NADH oxidase family domain-containing protein, which translates to MGSIAKDAAAPSQLFTPFKIGNLEIKHRVVMAPLTRYRNDENHVPLPFVADYYAERASVPGTFLIAEATAVSLRGAGYSNLPGIWSKDQIASWKRVTTAVHAKGSYIFLQLWALGRVADKEVADKEGIKIVSSSNIPMDSEHPEPEALSYEEIQNFVADYGQAAKNAIEAGFDGVEIHGANGYLVDQFIQDVSNQRTDDYGGSIDKRNRFALEVAKAAADAIGADKVGFRISPFSTFQSMKMADPYSQFSALVQGLKALNLAYLHVVESRIAGDDAGHGTEKVDFMLDIWGDDAPFLVAGGWKPQDAQAAFDGQYKDRNVAIVFGRYFLATPDLPFRIRRGLEPNKYNRDLFYAIKSKVGYLDYNFSKEWEEASKHGVENILA; encoded by the coding sequence ATGGGATCAATCGCTAAAGATGCGGCTGCACCTTCACAGCTCTTCACACCCTTCAAAATCGGCAACCTGGAAATAAAACACCGCGTCGTCATGGCTCCATTGACCCGCTACCGCAACGACGAGAACCATGTCCCCTTGCCATTTGTGGCAGATTACTACGCTGAACGAGCCTCTGTTCCGGGCACATTCCTGATCGCTGAAGCGACAGCCGTCTCGCTCCGTGGAGCAGGATACTCCAACCTCCCTGGAATCTGGAGCAAAGACCAAATCGCATCATGGAAACGAGTCACCACCGCTGTGCACGCCAAGGGAAGCTACATATTCCTTCAACTCTGGGCTCTGGGCCGCGTAGCAGACAAAGAAGTCGCCGATAAGGAAGGCATAAAGATCGTTTCGTCAAGCAATATCCCCATGGACAGCGAACACCCGGAACCCGAAGCTTTGAGTTATGAAGAGATCCAGAACTTTGTGGCGGATTACGGTCAAGCGGCTAAAAACGCGATTGAAGCCGGAttcgatggtgttgagatTCACGGTGCAAACGGCTATCTCGTCGATCAGTTCATCCAGGATGTTTCGAACCAAAGAACCGACGATTATGGTGGCTCGATTGATAAGAGGAATAGATTTGCTTTAGAGGTTGCAAAGGCGGCAGCCGATGCTATCGGGGCCGATAAAGTTGGATTTCGAATCAGCCCCTTCTCGACTTTCCAGAGCATGAAGATGGCCGATCCGTATTCTCAATTCTCTGCGCTGGTTCAAGGTCTCAAGGCCTTGAATCTGGCGTATCTTCATGTCGTCGAGTCGCGAATTGCAGGTGATGACGCTGGTCACGGCACTGAGAAGGTCGATTTCATGCTGGATATCTGGGGAGATGATGCTCCCTTCTTGGTTGCTGGTGGTTGGAAGCCCCAAGATGCTCAGGCGGCTTTTGATGGTCAGTATAAAGACAGGAATGTCGCTATTGTCTTTGGTCGGTACTTTTTGGCTACGCCCGACCTGCCCTTCAGGATCAGACGAGGGCTCGAGCCAAACAAGTATAACCGCGATCTGTTCTACGCGATTAAGTCAAAGGTCGGGTACTTGGATTATAATTTCAGCAAGGAATGGGAAGAGGCCAGCAAGCATGGCGTAGAGAATATCTTGGCATAA
- a CDS encoding short chain dehydrogenase domain-containing protein: MSLCQTLTEFYPPKPTFTDQDLPDLGGKVYLITGGTSGIGFILAKTLYAKHAKVYITSRSAASGEKAISEIKESAASSRGELRYLVMDLGDLQTVVPAVKSFLAQETLLHSVWFNAGVMKVPSGSITKQGYELQWGTNVAPKGSVRVVWVSSDGHSLLSPKGDGIDWEDITTRKPAGWMGEKGSMTYYGQSKAGNVLLAMEVAKRYGNQDIIGVSLNPGHLKTNLQRHSNSALAKRFEGLVLHDPSFGALTELYAGFSDAIGTDNNGAYIIPWGRVGKIRQDIDAGFHHRGTGKKLWDILEKETGEYTLTV; encoded by the exons ATGTCTCTTTGCCAGACTCTCACCGAATTCTACCCACCTAAACCCACCTTTACTGATCAAGATCTTCCAGATCTTGGGGGCAAAGTCTATCTCATCACAGGAGGGACATCTGGAATCGGATTCATTCTTGCCAAAACCCTCTACGCAAAACATGCAAAAGTCTACATCACATCACGAAGCGCGGCATCTGGAGAAAAAGCTATTAGCGAGATAAAAGAGTCGGCTGCGTCTAGTCGTGGCGAGTTACGCTATTTGGTAATGGACCTTGGTGACCTACAAACCGTCGTTCCAGCAGTGAAGAGCTTCCTAGCCCAAGAGACTCTCCTTCACTCAGTGTGGTTCAACGCCGGTGTGATGAAGGTCCCCAGTGGAAGTATCACCAAGCAAGGCTACGAGCTTCAGTGGGGGACAAAT GTGGCCCCTAAAGGGAGCGTCAGAGTTGTATGGGTGAGTAGTGATGGTCACAGTTTACTGTCTCCGAAAGGGGATGGTATCGATTGGGAAGACATCACCACTCGAAAACCCGCGGGATGGATGGGTGAAAAGGGATCCATGACGTATTACgggcaaagcaaagctggAAACGTGCTCCTTGCAATGGAAGTTGCAAAAAGATATGGAAATCAGGATATTATCGGAGTG TCTTTGAATCCAGGTCATCTAAAGACAAATCTACAGCGTCATTCTAACTCGGCTTTGGCCAAAAGATTCGAAGGTCTGGTTCTACACGATCCATCTTTTGGCGCTTTGACTGAACTTTACGCGGGGTTCTCTGATGCAATTGGAACAGACAATAACGGGGCCTACATTATTCCCTGGGGAAGAGTGGGAAAGATACGGCAAGACATTGACGCGGGTTTTCACCATCGAGGCACAGGTAAAAAACTATGGGATATCCTGGAAAAGGAGACTGGGGAATATACATTGACGGTCTAA
- a CDS encoding fungal specific transcription factor domain-containing protein: MKLLTVHYEEFPALFFLDFYTFNQRKDIISTPKATLSDNYYKQLGSREQLRSDIDTFFASVHVFFPIVSKLRIYRVLNGDANILDPDMVILSLAMKMHCQPRKEYDLVRTEMYALVKQGCLEAEQNNVLSVKLLQALLLVALYEIGNAIYPAAYLTIGHCARLGYAMGIHNRLNAPQMFSQPVSWAEAEERRRVWWAVIVLDRFVNIGGGNRPFAAHDAKSDDLLPMDEDIWDKGDFVVIQPLAVSEYATLRTSAFARTCQASHLLSHVLRHLNERNEDVKIQYHEAMQLHHIIDTFRHAMNQEIGNMSDEIYNSGYSVSHFTAMGICYSAQIALYDAYMCADADGMQGVGIPEQFEMQQVAISGIKDTFVRIHQLASMIYSSVQAGDISKLSPLIADSLYQAALLIQAYIYETQNNEYTQKMTDIIETLKLLKGRWNVSGE; this comes from the exons ATGAAACTTCTAACGGTACACTATGAGGAATTCCCTGctctgttcttcttggatttTTATACATTCAACCAGCGCAAGGACATCATATCCACACCTAAAGCCACCCTCTCTGATAATTACTATAAACAACTTGGCAGCAGGGAGCAACTGCGCTCCGACATCGATACGTTTTTCGCTTCAGTGCATGTTTTCTTTCCAATAG TATCGAAACTTCGAATTTATCGAGTTCTCAATGGAGATGCCAACATACTCGATCCAGACATGGTTATTTTATCCCTAGCAATGAAGATGCATTGTCAGCCCAGGAAAGAATACGACCTTGTCCGAACAGAAATGTATGCTTTGGTAAAACAGGGCTGTTTAGAGGCCGAACAGAACAATGTGCTCTCTGTGAAACTACTACAGGCGTTATTGTTGGTTGCATTGTATGAAATTGGAAATGCTATATATCCTGCTGCATATCTCACCATCGGACACTGTGCAAGACTCGGATATGCTATGGGAATTCATAACAGGCTGAATGCGCCTCAGATGTTCTCGCAGCCTG TGTCGTGGGCAGAAGCCGAAGAGAGACGTCGAGTGTGGTGGGCAGTTATTGTGTTGGACAG ATTTGTCAACATTGGTGGGGGTAATCGCCCATTTGCTGCCCATGACGCGAAATCTGATGATCTACTCCCTATGGATGAGGACATCTGGGACAAAGGA GACTTTGTAGTTATCCAGCCTTTGGCCGTATCCGAATATGCCACACTTCGTACCTCAGCGTTTGCGCGTACATGTCAGGCCTCTCATCTTTTGTCACACGTTCTTCGTCACTTGAACGAAAGAAATGAAGATGTCAAGATACAATATCATGAAGCTATGCAACTGCACCACATCATAGACACCTTTAGACATGCCATGAATCAGGAGATTGGGAACATGAGCGACGAAATCTACAACAGTGGATATAGTGTCTCTCACTTTACTGCCATGGGCATTTGCTATAGTGCTCAGATAGCGCTCTACGATGCCTATATGTGTGCCGATGCAGATGGAATGCAGGGAGTTGGGATTCCAGAGCAGTTTGAGATGCAGCAGGTCGCCATATCAGGTATCAAGGATACTTTTGTTCGCATTCATCAGCTCGCGAGCATGATTTATTCGTCTGTTCAAGCGGGCGATATCTCAAAATTGAGCCCATTGATTGCCGACAGTTTATACCAAGCAGCACTGCTTATTCAAGCGTATATCTATGAAACACAAAATAACGAATATACTCAGAAAATGACGGATATCATAGAGACACTAAAATTACTCAAAGGTCGATGGAATGTTTCAGGCGAGTAA
- a CDS encoding TAP-like protein domain-containing protein, with protein sequence MVYGFDSIVPSANLTWTPCFDDFTCSKLEVPLDYSNKGLGTTSIAFIKLAGKNVTIESPSIIINPGGPGGSGVDLLLTNQALAGAMFGDQYNVISYDPRGVNNSGLTVDCFSGNTEARLAFNRLHRTGVTNVSSTSFEEQYYSSSIYGDWCNNAVENESPHGYYVTTPAVAQDLLTFIEAEAELAGQTPSDAKLWFYGISYGTVVGATFASMFPDRVERMILDGVLDAEQYYDNTWKDSVDQMDETMDKFSSLCHSAGPGKCSFWGPTPANITARMNSIIRQLQNHPVPISGVPSRDTPTLVTYSDLKALFVTTIYNPILSFPGMADILHEVEHGNLSALAGMFSSLDITSDAGRIIQCADSYRTNKLATIEEFKSYAEYTASKSKYIGDIWPIVVETILCTSIRPQLPDRMVIENPVIGLDKPTPFPILVASNTIDPITPLSFARKTSSRFPKSVLLLQEGIGHTVVNQGGSDCYFEHVQAYLQGIVPPSNTTCAQQYTPFIDSPI encoded by the exons ATGGTCTATGGATTTGACAGT ATTGTACCATCAGCCAATCTCACGTGGACGCCGTGTTTCGATGACTTTACGTGCTCTAAACTCGAAGTTCCGTTGGATTACTCCAACAAAGGTCTGGGCACGACGTCAATCGCTTTCATAAAGCTGGCTGGGAAGAATGTCACCATTGAGTCcccaagcatcatcatcaacccag GCGGCCCGGGTGGCTCTGGAGTCGATCTCCTCCTCACAAACCAGGCTCTTGCAGGTGCAATGTTTGGAGATCAATACAACGTCATCTCCTATGATCCTCGTGGGGTAAATAACAGTGGTCTAACCGTCGACTGTTTCTCGGGAAACACGGAAGCAAGATTGGCCTTCAACCGACTGCACAGGACGGGCGTTACCAACGTCTCATCAACCTCGTTTGAAGAACAGTACTATTCAAGTTCCATCTACGGAGACTGGTGCAACAATGCCGTCGAGAACGAGTCACCCCATGGCTATTATGTAACTACACCGGCAGTTGCTCAGGATTTGCTCACGTTTATAGAAGCCGAGGCCGAGTTGGCAGGTCAGACACCTTCGGACGCCAAATTGTGGTTTTATGGTATCAGTTACGGCACTGTCGTTGGCGCCACTTTCGCTTCCATGTTTCCCGACCGAGTTGAGCGAATGATACTCGACGGTGTTTTGGACGCAGAGCAATACTATGATAATACCTGGAAGGATAGCGTTGACCAAATGGACGAAACCATGGACAAATTCTCAAGCTTATGCCATTCTGCAGGCCCTGGAAAGTGTTCCTTCTGGGGACCCACGCCGGCTAACATCACAGCCAGAATGAACAGCATCATCCGTCAGCTTCAGAACCATCCGGTCCCGATAAGCGGAGTCCCAAGTCGAGATACGCCGACGCTCGTCACTTATTCAGACCTGAAGGCTCTTTTTGTCACTACCATCTACAACCCAATATTGTCCTTCCCAGGCATGGCCGACATCTTACACGAGGTTGAGCACGGGAACTTGTCCGCTCTTGCGGGCATGTTTAGCAGTCTGGATATTACGTCCGACGCTGGCCGCATTATCCAGTGCGCCGACTCATATCGGACGAACAAGCTTGCTACCATCGAAGAGTTCAAAAGTTACGCTGAGTACACCGCTTCCAAGAGCAAGTACATCGGCGACATCTGGCCCATCGTCGTGGAAACAATATTGTGTACATCCATCCGACCACAATTGCCTGATCGCATGGTGATTGAAA ACCCAGTAATTGGACTAGACAAGCCTACACCCTTCCCCATTCTGGTTGCGAGTAATACCATCGATCCTATAACGCCCTTGTCATT CGCGCGCAAGACGTCTTCCCGATTTCCCAAGTCTGTACTTCTATTGCAAGAAGGTATTGGG CATACGGTCGTCAATCAAGGTGGTTCAGATTGTTACTTTGAACATGTTCAGGCATATCTTCAGGGCATAGTTCCACCATCCAACACTACATGCGCGCAGCAGTACACACCGTTCATAGATAGCCCGATTTAG